In the Paenibacillus sp. FSL H7-0357 genome, one interval contains:
- the acsA gene encoding acetate--CoA ligase produces MGQVHSEILPGHVQNANMADYSQAVSEFRWEDVERDFSWYSTGKVNMAHEAVDRHVQEGRGASTALLYSDSSREERYTFSDLQERSNRFGNVLRKHGIGKGDRVFIFMPRKPELYFSLLGILKIGAVAGPLFEAFMETAVKDRLEDSGAVALVTTPELLHRVKQSELPELRHIIVVGGATDVEQGILGFEQEMVAASAELEPEWLSLDDGLIMHYTSGSTGKPKGVYHVQRAMIQHYYSGKIVLDLQPDDVYWCTADPGWVTGTSYGIFAPWLNGVTNVVRGGRFSPQDWYKTIERFAVTVWYSAPTAFRMLMGAGEASLEGIDLSSLRHVLSVGEPLNPEVVRWGDKFYHQRIHDTWWMTETGAQLICNYPRMDIKPGSMGRPLPGIEAAILDDRGNVLPPYSMGNLAIRTPWPSMMGAIWNNKAKYDEYFRIPGWYISGDSAYMDEDGYFWFQGRIDDVINSSGERIGPFEVESKLVEHPAVAEAGVIGKPDVLRGEIIKAFISLREGYYPTTELKEEIAAFVKAGLSAHAAPREIEFKDKLPKTRSGKIMRRVLKAWELHLPEGDLSTIED; encoded by the coding sequence ATGGGGCAAGTCCACAGCGAAATTTTGCCGGGCCACGTGCAAAACGCAAATATGGCGGATTATTCCCAGGCAGTCAGCGAATTCCGGTGGGAGGATGTAGAGAGGGACTTCTCCTGGTATAGTACCGGCAAGGTGAATATGGCCCATGAAGCCGTGGACCGTCATGTGCAGGAAGGCCGTGGGGCGTCAACCGCCTTACTTTACAGCGATTCGTCGAGAGAGGAAAGATATACCTTTTCCGATTTGCAGGAACGCTCGAACCGGTTCGGTAACGTTCTGCGCAAGCACGGCATTGGTAAAGGAGACCGCGTGTTTATTTTTATGCCGCGGAAGCCGGAGCTGTATTTCAGTCTGCTGGGTATTCTTAAGATCGGAGCAGTGGCTGGTCCGCTATTCGAGGCATTTATGGAAACGGCGGTTAAGGACCGGCTTGAGGATAGCGGCGCAGTGGCGCTGGTGACTACACCGGAGCTCCTACACCGGGTGAAGCAGAGTGAGCTGCCGGAACTGCGCCATATTATTGTTGTCGGCGGTGCAACCGATGTGGAGCAGGGGATATTGGGCTTTGAACAAGAGATGGTGGCAGCTTCAGCTGAACTTGAGCCCGAGTGGCTCAGTTTGGATGACGGGCTGATTATGCATTACACCTCGGGTTCCACAGGTAAACCCAAAGGTGTCTATCATGTACAAAGAGCAATGATCCAACACTATTATAGCGGCAAAATTGTACTGGACCTGCAGCCTGACGATGTCTATTGGTGTACGGCTGATCCAGGCTGGGTCACCGGCACTTCTTATGGCATCTTTGCCCCTTGGCTGAACGGAGTAACCAATGTGGTGCGGGGCGGGCGTTTCAGCCCGCAGGACTGGTACAAGACGATTGAGCGTTTCGCCGTTACTGTATGGTACAGTGCACCTACCGCTTTCCGCATGCTGATGGGAGCAGGGGAGGCTAGCCTGGAGGGCATCGACCTAAGCAGCCTGCGCCATGTGCTGTCCGTAGGGGAGCCGTTAAATCCGGAAGTTGTCCGCTGGGGTGACAAATTCTATCATCAGCGCATTCATGATACGTGGTGGATGACAGAGACAGGCGCGCAGTTAATCTGCAATTACCCGCGGATGGATATTAAGCCGGGTTCCATGGGACGTCCGCTGCCGGGCATTGAAGCAGCGATATTGGACGACAGGGGCAATGTACTGCCGCCTTATTCCATGGGAAATCTTGCGATACGAACCCCTTGGCCGTCCATGATGGGCGCCATTTGGAACAATAAGGCCAAATACGACGAGTATTTCCGGATTCCCGGATGGTATATCTCGGGTGACTCAGCCTACATGGATGAGGATGGTTATTTTTGGTTCCAGGGCCGGATAGATGATGTAATCAATTCCTCTGGTGAACGGATTGGTCCATTTGAGGTGGAGAGCAAGCTGGTAGAGCATCCGGCGGTAGCCGAGGCTGGGGTCATCGGCAAACCTGATGTGCTGCGGGGAGAGATCATCAAGGCGTTTATTTCCTTACGGGAAGGTTATTATCCGACCACGGAGCTTAAGGAAGAGATCGCCGCTTTTGTCAAAGCCGGTTTATCTGCTCATGCAGCGCCCCGGGAGATCGAATTCAAAGATAAGCTGCCCAAGACACGCTCCGGCAAAATTATGCGCCGGGTGCTGAAAGCCTGGGAGCTGCATCTGCCTGAAGGGGATTTGTCGACCATTGAGGACTAA
- a CDS encoding transglycosylase domain-containing protein yields MVEENKKKTVKQHPPRRSWLRRFGSVVKWMFILGILGILFAGGALAGYITSIVKDDPVRTEELIQQQVSLNAVTGFAYFRDGQPIGQLRTEEDRRLIEFNDIPQLVIDAVLAIEDNNFYDHKGVDFSSTLRAVKQKLLNESVQTGGSTLTQQLARRVFLNLDRTEDRKVKEILLSLRLERFLSKQEIITAYLNKVPFGNGSNGYNVFGIKAASKGIFGVEDLEKLNVAQAAYLAGLPQLPSKYSAFNGVGEFNETAFNRAMERQQLVLRRMLEENKITSSQYDEARLFDIKGSLAPHSKKAYATFPYLMLETERKAAEILLSINEDKKKAKDTTSPAEDTVLLEEARQKLMTGGYRVYTTIDKKVYSAMHSISENSDNFTKDSKARGKEQTAGMMIENKTGAILGMIEGRDFNIEQMNYATQMVRQPGSTMKPIAAYLPALDAGLIQPAGILDDAPIILKDGSKGFHIPKNANNRYQGLVTARYALNKSLNIPALKLFNEKVGIEDAWAFSKKLGITTIQDEDYSAKTGVIGGLRYGVSVEELTNAYSSIANNGAFTDAYMIEKIVDSEGKVVYQHKVNPEQVYSKQTAYLMTDMLRTVITDGTASTVRKNYKHFKDVPIVGKTGSTQNYGDVWFMGYSPDVTLGMWVGYKEQINTLQGDAQKRQAQTLWTKVMNAVIDKRPELFVTKEFSKPDGIVKKTVSAYSGKLPTSLTDKFTTDMFNAKYVPTESDDGISKAKYITYKGVNYIPLEGTPEDFLKEKIVVKREKPIQDLVKELLAAFPAMKEHKDLSYYMPADAKTDFPTEVDPRVDDGTAPAAPGEVIVSYNSGKAVISFTPSSSSDVVGYRLYRSMNGGPFKKQLVLSAGEGNAFSSGTPSSVNAAFYVAAVDVADHESASGSVAGGATPTPEATPAPTELPGTEPTPEGENIPGATEDPGMIIVPPVNGTEIPLDSGSGSNAAGGNAAGNGQKPQ; encoded by the coding sequence ATGGTTGAGGAGAACAAAAAGAAGACCGTAAAACAGCATCCACCCCGAAGATCCTGGCTCCGCAGGTTCGGTTCAGTCGTAAAGTGGATGTTTATACTCGGCATACTAGGCATTCTGTTTGCTGGTGGTGCCTTGGCAGGCTACATAACTTCCATTGTGAAAGATGATCCTGTGCGCACCGAAGAATTGATTCAGCAGCAAGTCAGCTTGAACGCCGTCACCGGGTTTGCCTATTTCCGGGATGGGCAACCGATCGGTCAGCTTCGCACCGAAGAAGACCGCAGGCTAATTGAATTCAACGATATTCCACAGCTTGTGATTGATGCCGTCCTCGCTATAGAGGACAATAACTTCTATGACCATAAAGGAGTGGATTTCAGCAGTACCCTTCGTGCCGTCAAGCAGAAGCTGCTCAACGAATCGGTCCAGACCGGGGGCAGTACGCTTACCCAGCAGCTCGCAAGACGTGTATTTCTGAATCTGGACCGTACGGAAGACCGCAAAGTGAAGGAAATCCTGCTCTCCCTGCGGCTTGAACGTTTTTTATCCAAACAGGAAATTATTACCGCATATCTCAATAAGGTTCCCTTTGGGAACGGCTCCAACGGTTATAATGTGTTCGGTATCAAAGCCGCATCCAAGGGCATCTTCGGTGTGGAGGACCTGGAGAAGCTGAATGTTGCGCAAGCTGCCTATTTGGCCGGTCTGCCCCAGCTTCCTTCCAAGTATTCCGCATTTAACGGAGTGGGTGAATTCAACGAGACGGCCTTTAACAGAGCCATGGAGCGCCAGCAGCTCGTACTGCGGCGGATGCTGGAGGAGAACAAAATCACTTCCTCCCAGTATGATGAAGCGCGCCTCTTTGACATCAAAGGCTCTCTGGCACCGCATTCTAAGAAGGCCTATGCTACATTCCCTTACTTGATGCTGGAAACCGAACGCAAGGCGGCAGAGATCCTACTGTCGATCAACGAAGACAAGAAAAAAGCGAAAGATACCACGAGTCCGGCAGAAGACACAGTGCTTCTGGAGGAAGCCCGTCAGAAGCTAATGACCGGCGGATACCGTGTATACACTACGATTGACAAAAAAGTATACAGCGCTATGCACAGCATCTCCGAGAACAGTGATAATTTCACAAAAGACAGCAAGGCCAGAGGCAAGGAACAGACAGCCGGGATGATGATTGAGAACAAGACCGGAGCCATCCTGGGGATGATCGAAGGCCGGGACTTCAACATTGAACAGATGAACTATGCTACGCAGATGGTCCGTCAGCCGGGCTCGACCATGAAGCCGATTGCTGCTTATCTGCCTGCACTTGATGCGGGTCTGATCCAGCCTGCCGGCATCCTCGACGATGCTCCAATCATATTGAAGGATGGTTCCAAGGGATTCCACATCCCGAAGAATGCCAACAACCGTTATCAGGGTCTGGTTACCGCCCGCTATGCGCTTAACAAGTCTTTGAACATTCCTGCGCTCAAGCTGTTTAATGAGAAGGTTGGCATCGAAGACGCCTGGGCTTTTTCCAAGAAGCTGGGGATTACGACCATCCAGGATGAAGACTACAGTGCAAAAACCGGCGTAATCGGCGGTCTGCGTTATGGTGTATCTGTCGAGGAACTGACCAATGCCTACTCCTCCATCGCGAACAATGGCGCTTTTACCGATGCCTATATGATCGAGAAGATCGTTGATTCGGAAGGAAAAGTCGTTTACCAGCATAAGGTCAATCCGGAGCAGGTCTACTCCAAACAGACGGCATACCTCATGACGGATATGCTGCGCACAGTCATTACCGACGGAACTGCCAGCACTGTCAGAAAGAATTATAAACACTTCAAGGACGTACCGATTGTCGGCAAGACTGGTTCTACCCAGAATTACGGCGATGTGTGGTTTATGGGCTATTCACCGGATGTCACTCTCGGAATGTGGGTTGGCTATAAGGAGCAGATCAATACGCTCCAGGGAGATGCCCAGAAACGGCAGGCCCAGACGTTATGGACCAAGGTCATGAATGCGGTTATTGACAAGCGGCCTGAGCTGTTCGTAACGAAAGAGTTCAGTAAGCCTGACGGCATCGTCAAAAAGACGGTTTCGGCGTACAGCGGCAAGCTGCCTACCTCTTTAACCGACAAGTTTACTACAGACATGTTCAATGCCAAGTATGTACCGACGGAAAGTGATGATGGTATATCCAAAGCTAAATACATCACATACAAAGGCGTGAATTATATTCCGCTGGAAGGAACCCCTGAGGATTTCCTGAAGGAGAAGATCGTGGTGAAACGCGAAAAGCCGATTCAGGATCTGGTCAAGGAGCTGCTCGCCGCTTTCCCTGCAATGAAAGAGCACAAGGATTTGTCATATTATATGCCGGCTGATGCCAAAACCGATTTCCCGACCGAGGTTGATCCGCGTGTCGACGACGGTACGGCTCCTGCTGCTCCAGGCGAAGTAATCGTGTCGTACAACAGCGGCAAAGCCGTAATCAGCTTTACGCCTAGCAGCTCATCAGACGTTGTAGGCTACCGGCTGTACCGTTCCATGAACGGAGGCCCATTCAAGAAACAGCTTGTGCTTTCAGCCGGTGAAGGCAACGCTTTCTCGTCAGGCACACCTTCCAGTGTGAATGCCGCCTTCTACGTGGCTGCCGTTGATGTGGCCGATCATGAGTCAGCTTCCGGCAGTGTAGCCGGAGGTGCTACCCCGACTCCCGAAGCGACGCCTGCTCCGACAGAACTGCCGGGGACAGAACCAACGCCGGAAGGGGAGAATATACCGGGTGCCACCGAAGATCCCGGCATGATCATCGTTCCGCCAGTGAACGGAACGGAGATACCTCTTGACAGCGGAAGTGGAAGTAACGCTGCCGGAGGAAATGCTGCCGGCAACGGACAAAAACCGCAATAG
- the tyrS gene encoding tyrosine--tRNA ligase — protein MTWEELSISQQQEVERQMEVITRGAVEIVPEGEMKRKVIQSVAAGIPLNIKLGLDPSAPDIHVGHTIVIHKLRQFQELGHQVQLVIGDFTGRIGDPTGKSETRRQLSEDDVQRNAETYKKQIYKILDPEKTKIFCNSEWLSPMSFSDVVNLAAKVTVARMMERDDFSKRFQGGQAISIHEFFYPLMQGMDSVALKTDVEIGGTDQKFNVLMGRTLQKEYGLEPQAVILMPLLEGTDGVQKMSKSLGNYIGIDEEANEVYGKAMSVPDEVMLKYYEMATDISNQELAALKAGLADGTAHPRDVKMRLSYTLVRMYHGTAAAEAAQQHFITVFQQRALPEDIETIGIPAKELLSGTIKLVKLLTLLGFAGSKGEAKRSIQQGSVKLNGVKQEDPNGEIQPQEGDIVQVGKRKYAKLTLA, from the coding sequence ATGACTTGGGAAGAGCTTTCAATCAGCCAACAGCAGGAAGTCGAGCGTCAGATGGAAGTGATCACGCGTGGTGCCGTGGAAATAGTGCCAGAGGGGGAAATGAAGCGCAAAGTGATCCAATCCGTTGCTGCGGGTATTCCGCTAAACATCAAACTGGGTCTTGATCCGTCGGCGCCGGATATTCATGTGGGACACACTATTGTGATTCATAAGCTGCGCCAGTTCCAGGAGCTCGGGCATCAGGTGCAGCTGGTCATCGGAGATTTCACCGGACGTATCGGGGATCCTACGGGCAAATCCGAGACACGGAGGCAGCTTAGTGAGGACGATGTGCAGCGTAATGCCGAGACCTACAAGAAGCAGATTTACAAGATTCTTGACCCGGAGAAAACAAAGATCTTCTGCAACTCGGAATGGCTCAGCCCGATGTCCTTCTCAGATGTTGTAAATCTGGCGGCAAAAGTAACCGTAGCCCGGATGATGGAACGCGACGATTTCTCCAAACGCTTCCAGGGCGGCCAGGCCATCAGTATTCATGAATTTTTCTACCCGCTGATGCAAGGGATGGATTCCGTTGCTCTTAAGACCGACGTGGAGATTGGAGGCACGGACCAGAAGTTCAATGTGCTGATGGGCCGTACACTGCAGAAGGAATATGGCCTGGAACCGCAAGCTGTTATACTGATGCCGCTGCTGGAAGGAACCGACGGTGTGCAGAAGATGAGCAAAAGTCTGGGGAATTACATCGGCATTGATGAAGAGGCTAATGAAGTCTATGGCAAGGCGATGTCCGTGCCGGACGAGGTGATGCTGAAATACTACGAAATGGCTACAGATATCAGCAATCAGGAGCTCGCTGCCTTGAAAGCGGGTCTGGCCGACGGGACGGCCCATCCACGGGATGTCAAAATGCGTCTTTCATATACATTAGTACGAATGTACCATGGAACAGCAGCCGCGGAGGCCGCGCAGCAGCACTTCATTACGGTGTTCCAGCAGCGTGCGCTCCCGGAGGATATTGAGACAATCGGCATACCGGCTAAAGAGCTGTTGAGCGGCACAATTAAGCTGGTCAAGCTGTTAACGCTGCTTGGTTTTGCAGGCTCCAAAGGCGAAGCTAAACGTTCGATCCAGCAGGGCTCAGTGAAGCTGAACGGGGTGAAGCAGGAGGATCCGAACGGGGAAATCCAGCCTCAGGAGGGCGACATTGTCCAGGTAGGCAAGCGGAAGTATGCCAAATTAACTTTAGCTTAG
- a CDS encoding GNAT family N-acetyltransferase, with protein sequence MHLLKDNLVIREATANDAQTLCNWWNDGMIMAHAGYPEGLGTTVQETLEMLQNATGCNHRLILEIDDVPVGEMNFRILAGHCAEIGIKICNFNHHNQGFGSAFLTMLISSLFKQLEVQKIILDTNLKNYRAQHVYEKLGFRKVAVHHDSWRNQLGELQSSVDYELTKENYVMEASAD encoded by the coding sequence ATGCATCTATTAAAAGATAATTTAGTCATTCGTGAAGCGACTGCCAACGATGCGCAAACCTTGTGCAACTGGTGGAACGATGGAATGATCATGGCCCATGCCGGATATCCTGAAGGTCTCGGTACTACAGTCCAAGAGACTCTGGAGATGCTTCAGAATGCTACCGGCTGCAACCATCGCCTGATCCTGGAAATCGATGATGTGCCCGTTGGGGAAATGAACTTCAGAATATTAGCCGGGCACTGTGCAGAGATTGGTATTAAAATCTGCAATTTCAATCACCATAATCAAGGATTTGGGAGTGCGTTTCTTACTATGCTTATCAGCTCCCTGTTTAAGCAGCTGGAGGTTCAAAAAATCATTCTGGATACCAACCTCAAGAACTACAGGGCGCAGCATGTCTATGAGAAGCTCGGCTTTCGCAAAGTTGCGGTTCATCATGACTCCTGGAGAAATCAGCTCGGGGAACTGCAATCTTCAGTTGACTACGAGTTAACTAAAGAGAATTATGTAATGGAAGCTTCGGCAGATTAG
- the rpsD gene encoding 30S ribosomal protein S4 has protein sequence MARYTGPKFKLSRRLGISLSGTGKDLKRPFPPGQHGANQRRKVSNYGMQLLEKQKLRHMYGLGEKQFKTLFTKAQKIQGIAGENFMFLLESRLDNLVYRLGFANSRAGARQLVSHGHVTVNGKKVDIASYRVSVGDVIGLRERSRAMTSIKEALENRSHLPAYLEYADGSFEGKYIRLPERAELSQDIDEKQIVEFYNR, from the coding sequence ATGGCACGTTACACCGGACCTAAATTCAAACTCAGCCGCCGTCTGGGCATTTCCCTTAGCGGTACAGGCAAAGACCTGAAACGCCCTTTCCCACCAGGACAGCATGGCGCTAACCAACGCAGAAAAGTAAGTAACTACGGAATGCAGCTTTTGGAAAAACAAAAACTGCGCCACATGTACGGCTTGGGCGAAAAGCAGTTTAAAACTCTTTTCACTAAAGCACAAAAGATCCAAGGTATCGCGGGCGAAAACTTCATGTTCCTGCTCGAAAGCCGCTTGGACAACCTGGTTTACCGTCTTGGTTTCGCTAACTCCCGTGCAGGTGCACGTCAGTTGGTATCCCACGGACACGTAACCGTTAACGGCAAAAAAGTCGACATCGCTTCTTACCGTGTAAGCGTGGGCGACGTTATCGGACTTCGCGAAAGAAGCCGCGCTATGACTTCTATCAAAGAAGCTTTGGAAAACCGCTCCCACCTTCCAGCTTACCTGGAATATGCTGACGGATCTTTCGAAGGTAAATACATCCGTTTGCCAGAACGCGCTGAGCTTTCCCAAGACATCGATGAGAAACAAATCGTCGAGTTCTACAACCGTTAA
- a CDS encoding sensor domain-containing diguanylate cyclase — MSVQEAYGRKDTRMLLQDTMQSSGDMIDPAAWLRETDIVSYDFPYAANLIAESFADWRGLAVPPFAESWNWGLLDFEGKWIEPLDSDSGNIREEGWDAKWAEAAGLSLLSGDANAVPEQKNGQAVYLLTLPVFTRGQREIFALLACSMTAVEYEQGGKNTAEAMAMHFQTCFYRRFEHVFVSDLAGVYQHAERESIRRSLLFQIVQRMHDNIDVDAVLTEVIESIAAMYPGARLELFMSQDHRSTHPQVKPLPLLWDSDDVCARAFKDGRVALHAGREDSQHVEVGLPLGGKQGVYGVFHMIMDKPVFSEVDLRFLSMVADTAGTAFENAKLYERSNQLIRELRMSNEMTQRLNQSLRLGDIFQYAFEELLEMFAADYCCILHMNEEKGGLEAIACNHLPLRNELIEVGQGLGGNVYTTGEPIILSDYLNTPGPSSKLMDATRSQSLIATPLNVGGEVRGAIMLAHREPYFFSYDSFRLLQAMAGHIGLAVGNARLHAEVRFLANRDSLTGLYARHYLDEEIKERQTSDFCGSLIVVDIDQFKTVNDTYGHQKGDKILKQVSEIVKSSIRQGDIAARWGGEELAVYLPQLGVQQAFYVAERIRKRVMGETEPRVTVSCGIAEWSWTDERVSVESLFYRADMALYEAKNNGRNQVVIDTKKVDSTAKNPLA; from the coding sequence ATGTCAGTTCAGGAAGCATACGGCCGCAAAGACACTCGTATGCTGTTGCAGGACACTATGCAGTCAAGCGGAGATATGATAGATCCCGCCGCATGGCTCAGGGAAACGGATATTGTATCCTATGATTTCCCGTATGCAGCCAATTTGATTGCGGAAAGCTTCGCGGACTGGCGTGGACTGGCTGTTCCTCCCTTCGCGGAATCATGGAACTGGGGTCTGCTGGATTTTGAAGGGAAGTGGATTGAACCTTTAGACTCAGATTCCGGCAATATCCGAGAGGAGGGCTGGGATGCGAAATGGGCGGAAGCCGCAGGGCTAAGCCTGCTTTCCGGAGATGCCAATGCCGTCCCGGAGCAGAAGAACGGACAAGCTGTGTACCTTTTGACCTTGCCGGTGTTTACCCGAGGTCAACGGGAAATCTTTGCTCTGCTTGCCTGCTCCATGACTGCCGTGGAGTATGAGCAGGGCGGAAAGAATACGGCTGAAGCAATGGCCATGCATTTCCAGACCTGCTTTTACCGCAGGTTTGAGCATGTTTTTGTATCAGATCTAGCGGGAGTGTACCAGCATGCCGAGCGGGAGAGCATCCGCCGTTCGCTCCTGTTCCAGATTGTCCAGCGGATGCACGACAACATTGATGTCGATGCCGTGCTTACCGAGGTCATTGAGAGTATTGCCGCGATGTATCCGGGTGCCAGACTGGAGCTGTTTATGTCACAGGACCACCGCAGCACGCATCCGCAGGTAAAGCCGCTTCCGCTGCTTTGGGATAGTGATGATGTCTGCGCGCGTGCCTTCAAGGACGGCCGGGTAGCACTGCATGCCGGGCGCGAGGACAGTCAGCATGTGGAGGTCGGCCTCCCGCTCGGAGGGAAGCAAGGCGTATATGGTGTCTTTCATATGATTATGGATAAGCCAGTTTTCTCGGAGGTTGACCTGCGTTTCCTCTCGATGGTTGCCGATACGGCCGGGACAGCGTTTGAGAATGCCAAGCTGTATGAACGCTCCAACCAGCTTATTCGTGAATTGCGTATGAGCAATGAAATGACACAACGTTTGAACCAAAGCCTGCGGTTGGGTGATATTTTTCAGTATGCCTTTGAAGAGCTGCTGGAGATGTTTGCTGCCGATTATTGCTGCATTCTGCATATGAATGAAGAGAAAGGCGGGCTGGAGGCGATTGCCTGCAATCATCTTCCGCTGCGCAATGAACTTATAGAAGTAGGGCAAGGGCTGGGAGGCAATGTCTACACTACAGGTGAGCCGATCATTTTGTCGGATTATTTAAATACGCCGGGACCCTCTTCGAAGCTCATGGACGCAACTCGCTCGCAGTCGCTGATTGCCACTCCCCTTAATGTAGGCGGAGAAGTACGCGGTGCTATTATGCTTGCCCACCGGGAACCGTATTTCTTTTCCTATGACAGCTTCAGGCTGCTGCAGGCGATGGCGGGCCACATCGGGCTTGCGGTAGGCAACGCCCGGCTGCATGCTGAGGTGCGGTTCCTGGCCAACCGTGATAGTCTCACCGGTCTTTATGCCCGCCATTACCTGGATGAGGAGATCAAGGAGAGGCAGACATCGGACTTCTGCGGCTCTTTGATTGTCGTTGATATTGATCAGTTTAAGACGGTCAATGATACCTACGGCCATCAGAAGGGCGACAAAATTCTGAAGCAGGTGAGCGAGATTGTGAAGTCCTCCATCCGCCAAGGCGATATCGCTGCCAGATGGGGCGGGGAGGAGCTGGCGGTCTATTTGCCGCAGCTGGGGGTGCAGCAGGCTTTTTATGTAGCCGAACGGATCCGCAAGCGGGTAATGGGTGAGACCGAGCCTCGTGTTACCGTATCCTGCGGCATCGCGGAATGGAGTTGGACAGATGAACGGGTGAGTGTGGAGTCGCTGTTCTACAGGGCCGATATGGCACTTTACGAAGCGAAGAACAACGGCCGCAATCAGGTTGTCATCGATACCAAGAAAGTGGATAGTACGGCAAAGAATCCTCTGGCCTGA
- a CDS encoding aminopeptidase has translation MKDPRIQKLAANLVGYSVNVQPGENVLVEMIGSERDLIKAVVEEVGKAGGNAFVQLTDRTVLRSMLQYATRESLQTWAEIDLNRMKQMDCYIGIRAGENVNDLADVPEENMKLYNSLYSHPVHSEQRVKHTKWVVLRYPNASMAQLANTTTEAFEDFYFEVCNLDYAKMDKAQDALAELMRATDKVRIAGPGTELTFSIKGIGAEKCSGQKNIPDGEVYSAPVRDSVNGTISYNAATLYNGVTFENVKFKFENGKIVEASSNDTVRLNEILDSDDGARHIGEFAIGFNPYILHPMKDILFDEKIAGSLHFTPGQAYDVTDNGNRSSIHWDLVLIQRPEYGGGEIYFDDVLIRKDGIFVIPELQGLNPENLK, from the coding sequence ATGAAGGATCCAAGAATTCAGAAGCTTGCGGCAAACCTTGTAGGGTATTCCGTAAATGTGCAGCCGGGCGAGAACGTGCTCGTTGAAATGATCGGCAGCGAAAGAGATCTAATTAAAGCTGTTGTGGAGGAAGTCGGCAAAGCCGGAGGCAACGCATTCGTGCAGCTGACGGACCGGACTGTTCTGCGCAGCATGCTTCAATATGCTACCCGTGAGAGTCTGCAGACCTGGGCAGAGATTGATCTGAACCGGATGAAGCAAATGGATTGTTATATCGGTATCCGTGCAGGAGAGAATGTCAATGATCTGGCTGATGTGCCGGAAGAGAATATGAAGCTGTACAATTCCCTGTATTCCCACCCGGTACATAGTGAACAACGCGTGAAGCACACCAAATGGGTGGTTCTGCGCTATCCGAATGCGAGCATGGCCCAACTGGCGAATACGACTACGGAAGCATTCGAAGACTTCTACTTCGAGGTGTGCAACCTGGATTATGCCAAAATGGACAAAGCACAGGATGCGCTTGCCGAGCTGATGCGTGCAACCGATAAGGTGCGTATCGCGGGACCGGGAACAGAGCTCACATTCTCCATTAAGGGCATCGGTGCAGAGAAATGCTCCGGCCAAAAAAACATTCCCGACGGCGAGGTTTACAGCGCTCCAGTTCGTGATTCCGTCAACGGCACGATCAGCTACAACGCTGCGACACTTTATAACGGTGTGACTTTTGAAAATGTGAAATTCAAATTCGAGAACGGCAAAATTGTCGAAGCGTCCAGCAATGATACGGTTCGCTTGAACGAAATTCTGGATTCCGACGACGGCGCACGCCATATCGGTGAATTTGCCATTGGCTTCAACCCCTACATTCTGCATCCGATGAAGGACATATTGTTCGATGAAAAAATCGCCGGAAGCTTGCATTTCACCCCGGGCCAGGCTTATGATGTGACTGATAATGGCAACCGCTCGTCCATTCACTGGGATCTGGTGCTGATTCAGCGTCCGGAATACGGCGGCGGAGAAATCTATTTTGATGATGTGCTGATCCGCAAGGATGGTATCTTCGTTATTCCGGAACTTCAAGGTCTGAACCCGGAAAACCTGAAATAA
- a CDS encoding HPr family phosphocarrier protein: MSSNNAAIVDIAQTASQFNSSIVLQADNKYIDVKSILGLFTTLVSSQSYELHVHGTDAEEAKKAMSEVFAKHGLNFTVVAE; encoded by the coding sequence ATGTCCAGTAACAATGCGGCAATCGTGGATATTGCCCAAACGGCAAGCCAGTTCAACTCTTCTATCGTTCTTCAAGCGGACAACAAGTATATTGATGTTAAGAGTATTCTTGGGTTGTTCACTACTCTGGTCTCCAGCCAGAGCTACGAGCTTCATGTTCATGGCACAGATGCCGAAGAAGCGAAAAAAGCAATGAGTGAAGTTTTTGCCAAACACGGTTTGAATTTTACAGTTGTTGCGGAGTAA
- a CDS encoding YlaN family protein: MTSSDLQEQLNLKAITLLQEDADKIQKLIEVQMENLATRYCPLYEEVLDTQMYGFSKEVDFAVRAGLVPEQTGKLVLSELERNLAVLYEALNKKAEEREL; the protein is encoded by the coding sequence ATGACTTCATCGGATTTGCAGGAACAGCTTAATCTTAAAGCGATCACTCTTCTACAAGAAGATGCCGATAAAATTCAGAAGCTCATCGAAGTGCAGATGGAGAATCTGGCGACTCGTTACTGCCCTCTCTATGAGGAAGTGCTGGATACCCAGATGTACGGCTTCTCCAAAGAGGTCGATTTTGCGGTCAGAGCGGGACTGGTGCCTGAGCAAACGGGCAAGCTTGTGCTGAGCGAGCTGGAACGCAATTTGGCCGTGCTGTACGAAGCTTTGAATAAGAAGGCGGAAGAGCGCGAGCTGTAA